The Heliorestis convoluta genome includes the window TACCACTTGATCGAATAGATCAACGATGGCTTTCCAGATCTGACGATGAGTCCTTGCTTCTTCCAGCAAGCCCTCCTCTTCGGCTTGATCACTCCAACGAGCCAAAGTTGCTGGTACCTGTAGCTCCATAAGCAATTCGTACAAAGCCGCTGTAATGGCTCGAACTTCTCCTTTTTTTTCGACTTTCTGCTGAAAAACGAGCAAAGCGTGACGAGCCTTATCTCGAGCCTCATTGACAGCAACGAGCCGCTCTAGATCTTTTCGCTGTCTCTCTAGATCTTCTTCTTTGCCTGTTATCTTCCGTTGAAAGACCCAGGGCTGCTGATCACGCCAGCGATAGCCGCGAATGCCATGAGCGAGTACATAATTTTCCAATCGATCGACTTCTTCCCGCTCTAAGGGAACCAAGTCGGTCTTCAGATAGCGAAAAAGAGGCTCATAAGACCAATCAAAGTGTAGAGCATCTAAAGCAGAACGAAGCAATTCTACCAGCGGATGATGCTGTACGGGACGCTTGCGATCAAGGAAAAAAGGAATATCAAAATCTTGAAAAACAGCGGCGATCAGATCATGATAAGGCTCCATATCGCGAACAAAAAGAGCCATCTCACGCCATCGATAGCCCTCATCGCGGCTCAAACGCAAAATTTCCCGAGCCACACCCTCTATCTCACTTCTTCGATTCACAGCACCACCTACTACAAGACCAGAAGCAGGCCCTGGCAGCACTGGCGTAAGGCGGTGGAAATAAGCGCGCTCTAGATGCTGTAGTACGTGATTCTGCAAGCGATAGAGCTTGCGTTGCACGACAGTTTCTTCTACAGGCACTTGTAATTGCTGTGATAGTTCGATCAACTGTTGATATGTTTGGGCCGTACGATAAAAAGGATCGGTCTCATCGGATGCACGCTCGATTGTGGTAGCATCGAGCGTTAGCGTTATATTGACTTGATGACAGCACTTCATCAAAGCGCCAAGTACCTGCAACTCCTGTGGTGTAAAGCCTGCAAAGCCATCAACCCAGATCGTACCGTCTCGTAAAGTCTCTGATTGAGGCAGCTTTTGAGCTAGTAAAGTTAAGTAATCATCAGGATCGGTATATGTATGAGCTAAAAAGGCAGAAAAAGACTCATAAATCAAAGCCAAGTCTTGTAGCTTATGGGCCAGCAAATTGTTGCCTTCTTTTTCTTTGACCTGATTATAGCTCTGTAGCAGACTTTCCCCATTGACTTGATATAATTTTAACTCTGTTAAAGTGCCCGCCAAGGCATCGGCAAAGCCAGGCCGTTCAGCAGAACGATGAAAAATACGTAAATCCTCTTTCTTCGCTTCTACGATCTGGCGAAGAACCATCCGCTTCCCTATCTCACCAATGGGCAACCGAGCAGCGCCACCGACTTCCTGCAAGATACGCCAGGCCAGACGACGAAAACTATAGACTTGGCCTCGAATGGTACCACGCAGTTCTGGCGTAGACAAAAGGGCTCGTTCTGTCTGAAAGGAAGCTTGTTCTGGAACGAGCAGTACCAGTGCTTTTCCCTGTCTTGAACAATGAAGAGCCCTTCTCGCTTCTTGCAAACAAAGATGGGTCTTACCTGTGCCAGCTCGTCCAAGGATCAACCGAAGCCCCAATAGAAGACACCTCCTTGATTCTTAACATATCTTGACAGATTAATAAAAAGCAATTCGTCAAAGGAAAAAGCAAACCCTTTTTTACCCTATTATCATTTCTAAGAAAAGGAATCGCCTACGCAGTGAAGAATAAAGTAGGTAATAAAAGAAAAAGAGAATTAGGAACAAACGGAGGTTTGATGATGCGACTTGCTGATATTGATCTAACGCAGCGTTTAAACCGAGCCGAATATCAGGAAAAATTATCTCAATTACAATTGGCTCACTTACAATACCAAGCGATGATGATCGAAAAAGATGTAGCCATTATCATGGTTTTTGAAGGCTGGGACGCCTCTGGCAAAGGCGGTGCTATAAAAAGAATTACAGAGAAACTAGATCCACGAACCTACGAAGTTCACCCGATAGGCGCCCCTACACCCATAGAACTACAGCACCACTACATGCGACGTTTCTGGGTGCGGCTACCTCGTCATGGACAAATGGCTTTGTTTGACCGCAGTTGGTATGGCCGCGTTCTCGTAGAAAGAGTTGAGAAACTATGCGAGAAAGAAGCATGGCGACGGGCCTATCGAGAAATTAATGAGTTCGAAAGGCTCTTGCTCGATGACAAAACACTGCTGCTGAAGTTTTTTCTTCATATCAGTCCAGAAGAACAATTGAAACGGTTCAAAGACAGAGAAGAAAACCCCTACAAAAGATGGAAAATCACCAGCGAAGACTGGCGCAATCGGGACAAGTGGGCAGAGTACCACAAGGCAATTGATGAAATGCTAGAAAAAACGCATACAGCCACAGCACCCTGGTACCTCATCCCTTTTGAAGATAAAAAGTATGGACGCATTCGAATCATGGAAATTATCCTTCAACGATATAAGCGTTTTTTCAAATATGTACTCTAGCCGCAGGCTCTTTACGTATGGTATAGAATAGAACTCTCTGAGCATCTCGAAAGGCTCTCCCAAGTTAAAAAAGGACTCCCCCCTAAGTCTCTTGTAGTCCTCTTTACGACAGGAGGAAAGACATGCAACCAACTATTAAAAGAATACGATCTGCCTCGGCTCGAATTGGAATGGAACTAGCCAATGATGTTTTCTCTCCCACAGGTTCTGTAATCGCCAACAAAGGAGAACGCTTGAACGTTCGGCTCTTACACATGATTCGAATGCACAATATAGAATATCTCTATATCATTGTTGGCGAAAAGATTAACCCGGAAGAGTATCTCAATATTGAGAGACAAAGCATGATACAATTCTCAGAAGCTTATAAGGCAACAGAGTCTGAAGTAAAAAAGAGCATGCAAGGCATATGTCAAGGCGAAAAAGTAGAAGCTCATTGTTTTTTTGAAATCACCGATAAGGTTATGCATTCCCTCGAAAAGCCAGAAGAAATTCTCAAGTATTTGTACGCTCTACGAGCAGACCGAAGTACCACCTTTACGCACAGTTTAAACGTATCGATTGTAAGCAACCTTATAGGAACGTGGTTACACTATGGGCCAGCGCAGATTAAAGAACTGACCATCGCAGCTCTTCTTCATGATATCGGTAAAACTATAAGGAGTTATCACCCAGAGCAAGATTATCACTTCCATCCCCTTATAGGGCACGATCTGCTTCAAAAGCACAATTATCCCGCATCGATTGCCAACGCAGTCCTTTTTCATCATGAAACCCTCGATGGCACTGGCTTTCCCATGAAAATAAAGTGGGGAGAAATTCCTGAGTACGCCCGTATTATTGCCATCGCCAATTTTTATGACAATCAAACAACAGGTGGCAAGACTTATCAAGAACGGCCCCATCCTTATAAAGTTCTACAACTCTTAGAAAGAGATGGGTTCACACGCTTTGACTCAACCTACATGAACACCTTCATGAAAAGAATTGCACACTATTACCAAAATGCCTGGGTTCGCCTTAGCGATGGAAGAAAAGGCAAAATCGTCTTTATTAACGAATATGCACTCTCTTCACCGATTGTAGATATAGCCGGAGAATTGGTAAACCTCTATAGTAGAAAAGACATAACCATTGATCGTATCCTGTAAAGAGTAAAAAAAAGAGCTACCTCTTAGCGTAGGTAGCTCTTTTTCCATTAAACAAAATCAGCCAATACTTTTTTCTGATCCTTTTCCGTCCAAGCACAATCGGGCATGCTTTTTTCCTTAAGCCTGTCCAAAGGGTCGAGATCATTTTGACAGCAGCCATGGGTTGTACGAGCATGTAACTCAGCAAGCTTCGCATCGTTAAAACGATCTGTCGTAGACAAATAACCGGTGATTCTCCGAACACGAACAATGGGGCTCGTTCCAATAACTCGAAGAGCCATTTGCCCTTCCTCTTCCAAAACTTCTACTGTATGGGGGTTATAAATCTTCTCTTCTTGCACCATCTTCTTCGCTTCAGCAAGCACAAGCTGCTCTTGTTCTTTCGTCAGTGTCAGGGCCGAATGAATGATCATGGCCGCCACCTCCCCTAGTTATCTATCTCTATTGTGCCGATTGGGCCATCTTTTGTCAACGCTAATTATTATTATTATTGACCCCTTTTCCTTCTTCTCATTCAGCTATAAAAAAGGTGAAATAAGCTGGAATTATTAACCATATCTTTTCGACAACATATACATAATAGTGAACCTATAGCTAGAAGGGAGGGATTATCATGTTCCCACCAGAAAAACCGAAGCCTCGCGTTATCAGCGTAACTCTTCGTCCTGGGGACCGCCTCGTTGTAAGCTGTGATCGAAGAAAAAGAAAAAAATCTTGCTGCCGTCCCATCTTAATGTAGTTGATTTTACTGTAGCCCGATCCTGCTGTAGTCCGATCCTGCTGTAACCTATTCCTACTGTAGAACTATCTAGAAATAGTTCTACTCTACAATCATAAATCCTTTACAAGAAAGAAACCGCTAAGAGATATTTCTCTATGCGGTTTCTTTCTTCCCTATTTTCTTTTTGATGTACTCTGTAAGGGCTCTGACTATATCTTTTTCGAGGACGACAGCCACTTCTTCCGTGCATAGACCACTTTCTTGGTTTTTTTCATAGATAGTGAAAGCTTCGACCACGTTGCCATCGAGGGCTACTTTTTTTCCTTGCAAGCCAATATCAGCAAGATGGCGATGACCACAGCTGTGAGGACAACCTACAAGATGAATGCGTAGTGGCGGAACTTCTATACCTTCTTCTGCAAAATTCTGGTCAAGCTTTTGCACCCATTGATAGAGCTTTTCTTTGGTATCAATAGTGCTGTACTTACAATATTGCCCACCAGTGCAAGCAAGAGACTGGCCTGTCAAAGCAGCCGGTTGAAGAGGCAACTCTTGGAAAATCTCTTCTTCTTGAAGCTCTCTTTTTTTATAAAAAGGAATATGGGTGATCAGTATATTCTGACCATAGCCAATACGCAACTCGCCAACCCCATACCGATCTGCAAGGCTTGAAAGCACCTGTAACTGAACCGCAGTGAATCGTCCCATGGGAATATGAACACCGAGAAAATCATAGCCCTTTTGCTTTTGTCGATGAAAACCATAGTAAGGGCCAGGACGCTCTGTTTCTACAGCACTTATGCCTCGGCTAGGTAGTTCATATCCTACATATCGGATCAACTCTTGTTGAAATTTCGTTAGGCCCCATTGTTGTACCACATGCTTTAAGCGCGCTTTTTGCCTGTTTTCACGGCAGCCATAATCGCGAAAAAGAGCGACAGCGGCAGCAGAAAGAGGTACCACTTGATGAGGCTCTACGAAAAGATCCAACTCCTGTGCCACCATAGCGTCTCGCGATAAACCACCACCCACATGAACGTGAAAACCAAAAACAGAATCTTCATCAACCTTTTTATAAGCTGGTGTAAAAGCAAGGCACTGAATCTTCTCATGACCTTGTAAAACAGCACTGGCTGTCAAAGCAATTTTGAACTTACGAGGCAAGTCCGTGCAACTTCGATCTTGTTGAAAAAACTGATAAAGCCCTTGAACCAGCCCCCTCGTATCTAGGAACTCCTGGGGATCAATGCCTGCTAGTAAATTGCCTGTAATATTTCTCGTCCGATCGCCGCCAGAACCACTGGTCGCAAGGGCTACTTCATCAAGCTTCTTTAATATATCAGGAATATCTTGCAGACGCAGATTATGAAATTGCACAGCCTGGCGCGTCGTAATCGAAAGACGCCCATCACCATAGGTCGAAGCAATGCGAGCTAGCATTCTCCCTTGTTGACTGCTGAGCAGACCTGCCGGAATATTCACCCGCAAAAAAAGGAGGCCTTTTTCTTTCGGTTTATGAAAATAGATGCCTTCTTTCTTCAACCACTTCTGATCATGATCTTCGATTGGACCAACACCCGATTGCAGCAATCTTTGAATTTTTTCTATAGTTTCATAGGTTTTACTGTTCGTAACGAGATTCATCTGCCCTTCGCCTCCCAGGTTACTTATAATAAGCAATCGGACTAGCCTGCTAGGTCCCCACTACACAATCGAACGCTTTTTCAAATATTGCACCACTTGATCTACACTCTCATCTAAACTAAAACGATCCGTCTCAATAGTAAGAGCAGGCGCCGTCGGCTCTTCATAAGGCGAGCTAATACCTGTAAAAAAGGGAATCTTGCCAGCACGTGCTTTTTGATAAAGACCTTTCGGATCTCGTCGTTCACACTCTTCCAAAGAGCATTTTACATAGATTTCAATAAACTCTTCCTCCGCTACAAGCTGGCGAACCTGGTCCCGATCTTCACGAAAAGGTGAGATAAAAGCCGTTAAAACCACAATCCCAGCATCAACAAAAAGCTTAGACACTTCACCAATACGACGGATATTTTCCTGACGATCTTGATCAGAAAAGCCTAAATCTTTGTTCAGACCGTGACGTACATTATCACCATCTAGAAGATAGCTATGAACTTTCTTTTCATACAGCTTGCGCTCCACAGCATTGGCCAACGTCGATTTGCCCGAACCAGACAACCCGGTAAACCATAAGATAGCGCTTTTATGACCTTTTTGTTTTTGTCTCTCGTCCTTAGAAAGGACCG containing:
- a CDS encoding polyphosphate kinase 2 family protein; its protein translation is MKNKVGNKRKRELGTNGGLMMRLADIDLTQRLNRAEYQEKLSQLQLAHLQYQAMMIEKDVAIIMVFEGWDASGKGGAIKRITEKLDPRTYEVHPIGAPTPIELQHHYMRRFWVRLPRHGQMALFDRSWYGRVLVERVEKLCEKEAWRRAYREINEFERLLLDDKTLLLKFFLHISPEEQLKRFKDREENPYKRWKITSEDWRNRDKWAEYHKAIDEMLEKTHTATAPWYLIPFEDKKYGRIRIMEIILQRYKRFFKYVL
- a CDS encoding HD-GYP domain-containing protein; translated protein: MQPTIKRIRSASARIGMELANDVFSPTGSVIANKGERLNVRLLHMIRMHNIEYLYIIVGEKINPEEYLNIERQSMIQFSEAYKATESEVKKSMQGICQGEKVEAHCFFEITDKVMHSLEKPEEILKYLYALRADRSTTFTHSLNVSIVSNLIGTWLHYGPAQIKELTIAALLHDIGKTIRSYHPEQDYHFHPLIGHDLLQKHNYPASIANAVLFHHETLDGTGFPMKIKWGEIPEYARIIAIANFYDNQTTGGKTYQERPHPYKVLQLLERDGFTRFDSTYMNTFMKRIAHYYQNAWVRLSDGRKGKIVFINEYALSSPIVDIAGELVNLYSRKDITIDRIL
- a CDS encoding nitrite/sulfite reductase is translated as MNLVTNSKTYETIEKIQRLLQSGVGPIEDHDQKWLKKEGIYFHKPKEKGLLFLRVNIPAGLLSSQQGRMLARIASTYGDGRLSITTRQAVQFHNLRLQDIPDILKKLDEVALATSGSGGDRTRNITGNLLAGIDPQEFLDTRGLVQGLYQFFQQDRSCTDLPRKFKIALTASAVLQGHEKIQCLAFTPAYKKVDEDSVFGFHVHVGGGLSRDAMVAQELDLFVEPHQVVPLSAAAVALFRDYGCRENRQKARLKHVVQQWGLTKFQQELIRYVGYELPSRGISAVETERPGPYYGFHRQKQKGYDFLGVHIPMGRFTAVQLQVLSSLADRYGVGELRIGYGQNILITHIPFYKKRELQEEEIFQELPLQPAALTGQSLACTGGQYCKYSTIDTKEKLYQWVQKLDQNFAEEGIEVPPLRIHLVGCPHSCGHRHLADIGLQGKKVALDGNVVEAFTIYEKNQESGLCTEEVAVVLEKDIVRALTEYIKKKIGKKETA
- the cysC gene encoding adenylyl-sulfate kinase; the encoded protein is MNNIFWHETVLSKDERQKQKGHKSAILWFTGLSGSGKSTLANAVERKLYEKKVHSYLLDGDNVRHGLNKDLGFSDQDRQENIRRIGEVSKLFVDAGIVVLTAFISPFREDRDQVRQLVAEEEFIEIYVKCSLEECERRDPKGLYQKARAGKIPFFTGISSPYEEPTAPALTIETDRFSLDESVDQVVQYLKKRSIV